From the Tribolium castaneum strain GA2 chromosome 2, icTriCast1.1, whole genome shotgun sequence genome, one window contains:
- the dsd gene encoding attractin-like protein 1 isoform X2, translating to MYKGDYNIRRIPEIVAYSGSALVHFFSDDAFNMSGFNMTYRLNACPSKISGVDCSGNGICIDQVCTCNGGWTGVACHLQKCPDNCGQHDGRGRCEPEFGCRCESDYKGDDCSQYAPSGYWETVNVESFVPPGSASHGAAVWRDSMYVIAGESYSRRFMLYVYDFNGNVWETPYISESPSQRYGHSTVIYGDKIFLYGGVMGNRGPTSEVWAFDINAKTWENITVKAVACNSSVLMCGPLKSAGHTATVIENSTNRKADRMIVLFGHSPHLGYLNTVQEYYFGTREWHIVATKGYPVKGGYGHTATWDPLTGKIYVYGGVVSENESAQVLSKSLYSYDPNTRVWVLLKDAPSARFLHTSTFISGGLMLVFGGNTHNDTLHSFGAKCYSSEFLAYDVTCDTWQVLQVPKDIHADLARFGHSAVTFEGSLYIYGGFDGQMLSDMLKYTPGSCTNFITSNECLSKKPGVKCVWDMRNNFCTAIQNIPVKNLTVQLDGLIIRCPELSRTMITQSLIQNENRCEKFEDCLSCVQTTSECVWCGNSCMHNKKCRNSSEANIAKLEQCPLDPSPICKQLHTCSACTSQPFCRWRFEHAKCVTHPLPSNVTAAAAEPIQCQKVCSEYNSCLNCTQEECIWCQNEGRCVDKNAYTASFPYGQCREWTTVGSKCRTRGANENSQCSFYSTCAKCRDDPACGWCDDGSRTGLGKCMPGGYAGPTLHTHSLPSSTCPPDRWHFTTCPLCQCNGHASCIANSSVCLPCQNLTMGTQCEHCVKGYWGNPVNGGKCQPCECNGQATHCHPESGKCYCTTKGLIGDHCEKCDATNHYNSDPINKDSCYYDLTIDYQFTFNLSKKEDRHFTQINFRNSPIKADIDADFSITCSVLAKMNITIRRGGSKEEKPIYEDFNCTTFRTKFPKSDYNFGVEDNITLTTFYVYVYDFQPPLWIQISFSQYPKLNLQQFFITFSSCFLLLLLFAAILWKIKQRYDMYRRRQRLFVEMEQMASRPFSQVLVELEVKEKLDFDNISVIDLKRKKRDAPSPIALEPCYGNKAAVLSLLVRLPTGCEPYTVKGQSAGLAIASALVTLGNPRKMSIDQVKTETKSGKSRKSQSQHPDSCL from the exons CCGCCCTCGTCCATTTCTTCAGCGACGATGCTTTCAACATGTCTGGCTTCAACATGACCTACCGCCTCAACGCCTGTCCCTCGAAAATATCGGGGGTGGACTGCAGCGGCAACGGCATTTGCATTGATCAAGTGTGCACATGCAACGGGGGCTGGACGGGGGTGGCATGCCACCTTCAAAAATGCCCCGATAATTGCGGACAACACGACGGCAGAGGCCGCTGTGAGCCCGAATTCGGGTGCCGGTGTGAAAGTGACTACAAGGGGGACGATTGCAGTCAATACGCCCCCAGTGGCTATTGGGAAACGGTCAATGTTGAAAGTTTTGTGCCTCCGGGATCGGCCTCACATGGGGCTGCCGTGTGGAGGGACTCCATGTACGTCATCGCCGGGGAGAGCTACAGTCGCAGATTTATGCTCTATGTATACGATTTTAACG GGAACGTCTGGGAGACACCATACATTTCCGAAAGTCCCTCCCAACGCTACGGTCACTCGACCGTCATCTATGGCGATAAAATCTTCCTCTATGGTGGTGTGATGGGTAATCGGGGGCCCACGTCCGAAGTGTGGGCTTTTGATATTAATGCCAAAACTTGGGAGAATATAACTGTGAAAGCAGTGGCGTGCAATTCGAGTGTGTTGATGTGTGGGCCGTTGAAATCGGCCGGACACACAGCCACTGTGATTGAGAATTCGACCAATCGGAAAGCCGATCGTATGATTGTTTTATTCGGTCATTCGCCACATCTTGGCTACTTGAATACGGTCCAGGAGTATTATTTTGGTACACGGGAGTGGCACATAGTTGCAACTAAGGGATATCCGGTCAAGGGTGGCTATGGACATACAGCCACCTGGGATCCCTTGACTGGgaaaatttatgtttatgGAGGAGTGGTTTCGGAAAATGAGTCGGCTCAAGTTTTGAGTAAAAGTCTTTATTCGTATGATCCCAATACGCGAGTTTGGGTGTTGTTGAAGGACGCGCCTTCGGCTCGTTTCCTCCACACTTCGACTTTTATTTCGGGGGGTTTAATGCTAGTTTTTGGGGGAAATACCCACAACGATACGTTGCACAGTTTCGGAGCAAAGTGTTACAGTTCGGAGTTTTTGGCTTATGACGTTACGTGTGATACTTGGCAGGTGTTACAAGTGCCAAAGGATATTCACGCTGATTTGGCTCGTTTTGGTCATTCTGCCGTTACTTTTGAGGGTTCGTTGTACATTTATGGAGGGTTTGACGGACAAATGTTGTCCGATATGTTAAAATATACACCCGGGAGTTGTACAAATTTTATCACTTCCAATGAGTGTTTGAGTAAGAAGCCCGGAGTTAAGTGTGTCTGGGATATGCGGAATAATTTTTGTACGGCCATTCAGAATATTCCGGTGAAGAATTTGACGGTTCAATTGGATGGGTTGATAATCCGGTGTCCGGAATTGAGTCGTACGATGATTACGCAAAGTTTAATCCAGAATGAGAATCGTTGTGAGAAATTTGAAGATTGTTTGAGTTGCGTTCAAACGACGAGCGAGTGCGTATGGTGTGGAAATTCCTGTATgcacaacaaaaaatgtcgaaaTAGCTCCGAGGCCAATATTGCGAAATTGGAACAATGTCCGCTCGATCCTAGTCCTATTTGTAAGCAGCTGCACACTTGCTCGGCTTGCACCTCGCAACCGTTCTGCAG ATGGCGCTTCGAGCACGCCAAATGCGTGACCCACCCCTTGCCTTCCAACGTAACCGCCGCCGCTGCGGAACCCATCCAATGCCAAAAAGTCTGTTCCGAATACAATTCCTGTCTCAACTGCACTCAGGAGGAGTGCATCTGGTGCCAGAACGAAGGCCGTTGCGTTGACAAAAACGCCTACACGGCCAGCTTCCCCTATGGTCAGTGTCGCGAATGGACAACCGTTGGAAGCAAATGTCGCACTCGAGGCGCAAACGAAAACTCCCAATGCAGTTTCTACTCCACGTGTGCAAAATGTCGCGATGACCCCGCTTGTGGATGGTGCGATGATGGGTCCAGGACAGGTCTTGGCAAATGTATGCCTGGAGGATATGCTGGTCCAACATTACACACTCATTCGCTCCCTTCGTCCACTTGTCCTCCAGATCGGTGGCATTTTACAACGTGTCCGTTGTGTCAATGTAATGGACATGCGAGTTGTATTGCGAATTCGAGTGTTTGTCTACCGTGTCAGAATCTGACGATGGGGACGCAGTGTGAGCATTGTGTCAAAGGGTATTGGGGGAATCCCGTAAATGGGGGAAAATGCCAACCGTGTGAATGTAACGGGCAGGCGACGCATTGCCATCCAGAATCGGGCAAGTGTTATTGCACGACAAAGGGATTGATTGGGGATCATTGTGAGAAGTGTGATGCCACTAATCACTATAATTCCGACCCGATTAACAAGGATTCGTGTTATT acgATTTAACAATCGACTATCAGTTCACCTTCAACCTGTCGAAGAAAGAAGATCGCCACTTTACCCAAATAAATTTCCGAAATTCCCCGATTAAGGCCGACATCGATGCCGATTTTTCCATAACGTGTTCCGTTCTTGCCAAAATGAACATAACAATAAGACGTGGTGGTTCAAAGGAAGAGAAGCCGATTTATGAAGATTTCAATTGTACCACTTTCCGGACGAAATTCCCTAAGTCCGATTATAATTTCGGTGTTGAGGATAACATCACCTTGACCACGTTCTACGTTTATGTTTACGATTTCCAGCCGCCACTTTGGATCCAGATTTCTTTCTCCCAGTacccgaaattaaatttgcagcagttttttatcactttttcgTCGTGTTTTCTCCTGTTGTTGCTTTTCGCTGCGATTTTGTGGAAGATTAAGCAGAGGTATGATATGTACCGTCGCAGACAGCGACTTTTTGTTGAGATGGAACAAATGGCATCGCGTCCGTTTTCGCAAGTTTTGGTCGAGTTGGAAGTGAAGGAAAAGCTCGATTTTGATAATATTTCGGTGATTGATTTGAAGCGAAAAAAGCGCGATGCCCCAAGTCCTATTGCACTTGAGCCTTGTTATGGTAATAAAGCGGCCGTTTTGAGTCTTTTAGTGAGGTTACCGACGGGTTGTGAGCCTTACACAGTTAAGGGCCAGTCGGCCGGTTTGGCTATAGCTAGTGCTTTGGTAACGCTGGGGAATCCCCGCAAAATGAGCATCGATCAAGTGAAAACCGAAACGAAAAGTGGAAAATCGCGCAAATCCCAAAGTCAGCATCCTGatagttgtctttag